From Equus przewalskii isolate Varuska chromosome 7, EquPr2, whole genome shotgun sequence, one genomic window encodes:
- the LOC103559954 gene encoding myosin regulatory light polypeptide 9 isoform X2: MDLTATMSSKRAKTKTTKKRPQRATSNVFAMFDQSQIQEFKEAFNMIDQNRDGFIDKEDLHDMLASLGKNPTDEYLDAMMNEAPGPINFTMFLTMFGEKLNGTDPEDVIRNAFACFDEEATGTIQEDYLRELLTTMGDRFTDEEVDELYREAPIDKKGNFNYIEFTRILKHGAKDKDD; this comes from the exons ATG GATTTAACCGCCACCATGTCGAGCAAAAGGGCAAAGACCAAGACCACCAAGAAGCGCCCCCAGCGCGCAACATCCAATGTGTTCGCCATGTTTGACCAGTCACAGATTCAGGAGTTCAAAGAGGCCTTCAACATGATTGATCAGAACAGAGATGGTTTCATTGACAAGGAAGATTTGCATGATATGCTTGCCTCCTTGG GGAAAAATCCGACTGATGAGTATCTGGATGCCATGATGAATGAGGCTCCTGGGCCCATAAATTTTACCATGTTTCTCACGATGTTTGGTGAAAAGTTAAATGGGACAGATCCAGAAGATGTTATCAGAAATGCTTTTGCTTGTTTTGATGAAGAAGCAACTG GCACTATTCAGGAGGATTACCTGAGGGAGCTGCTGACAACAATGGGAGATCGGTTTACTGACGAGGAAGTGGATGAGCTGTACAGAGAAGCGCCTATTGACAAGAAGGGAAATTTCAATTACATTGAGTTCACGCGCATCCTTAAACATGGAGCAAAAGACAAAGATGACTGA
- the LOC103559954 gene encoding myosin regulatory light polypeptide 9 isoform X1, which translates to MSSKRAKTKTTKKRPQRATSNVFAMFDQSQIQEFKEAFNMIDQNRDGFIDKEDLHDMLASLGKNPTDEYLDAMMNEAPGPINFTMFLTMFGEKLNGTDPEDVIRNAFACFDEEATGTIQEDYLRELLTTMGDRFTDEEVDELYREAPIDKKGNFNYIEFTRILKHGAKDKDD; encoded by the exons ATGTCGAGCAAAAGGGCAAAGACCAAGACCACCAAGAAGCGCCCCCAGCGCGCAACATCCAATGTGTTCGCCATGTTTGACCAGTCACAGATTCAGGAGTTCAAAGAGGCCTTCAACATGATTGATCAGAACAGAGATGGTTTCATTGACAAGGAAGATTTGCATGATATGCTTGCCTCCTTGG GGAAAAATCCGACTGATGAGTATCTGGATGCCATGATGAATGAGGCTCCTGGGCCCATAAATTTTACCATGTTTCTCACGATGTTTGGTGAAAAGTTAAATGGGACAGATCCAGAAGATGTTATCAGAAATGCTTTTGCTTGTTTTGATGAAGAAGCAACTG GCACTATTCAGGAGGATTACCTGAGGGAGCTGCTGACAACAATGGGAGATCGGTTTACTGACGAGGAAGTGGATGAGCTGTACAGAGAAGCGCCTATTGACAAGAAGGGAAATTTCAATTACATTGAGTTCACGCGCATCCTTAAACATGGAGCAAAAGACAAAGATGACTGA
- the LOC103559953 gene encoding myosin regulatory light chain 12B, whose amino-acid sequence MSSKKAKTKTKKRPQRATSNVFAMFDQSQIQEFKEAFNMIDQNRDGFIDKEDLHDMLASLGKNPTDAYLDAMMNEAPGPINFTMFLTMFGEKLNGTDPEDVIRNAFACFDEEATGTIQEDYLRELLTTMGDRFTDEEVDELYREAPIDKKGNFNYIEFTRILKHGAKDKDD is encoded by the exons ATGTCGAGCAAAAAGGCAAAGACGAAGACCAAGAAGCGCCCCCAGCGCGCAACATCCAACGTGTTCGCCATGTTTGACCAGTCACAGATTCAGGAGTTCAAAGAGGCCTTCAACATGATTGATCAGAACAGAGATGGTTTCATCGACAAGGAAGATTTGCATGATATGCTTGCTTCTCTAG GGAAGAATCCAACTGATGCATACCTCGATGCCATGATGAATGAGGCCCCAGGGCCCATAAATTTCACCATGTTCCTCACGATGTTTGGTGAGAAGTTAAATGGCACAGATCCGGAAGATGTCATCAGAAATGCTTTTGCTTGCTTTGATGAAGAAGCAACTG GCACCATTCAGGAGGATTACCTGAGAGAGCTGCTGACAACAATGGGAGATCGGTTTACAGACGAGGAAGTGGATGAGCTGTACAGAGAAGCGCCTATTGACAAGAAGGGAAATTTCAATTACATTGAGTTCACGCGCATCCTTAAACATGGAGCAAAAGACAAAGATGACTGA